The Sporolactobacillus pectinivorans DNA window ATATTGTGAAAGAATATTTACATCTATTCCAGCATCCCTAAATATATCTTCGGGTTCTTTTCCATGATTATATTCTTCTACAATTTTAAGTTTGAATTCATCTGTATAATATATGTTTTTACTATTTACTTTATAAATATGAATATTAGACTCCAATTTTTGTCTAACCTCTTTGGGTAAAGTTGCCATTTTTTTCTCCTCTTCTTTCTTTTTTATTTCATTACTATAAATTGGTTAAAG harbors:
- a CDS encoding HTH domain-containing protein, with the protein product MATLPKEVRQKLESNIHIYKVNSKNIYYTDEFKLKIVEEYNHGKEPEDIFRDAGIDVNILSQYRNEKHIEGRL